In one Nitrospira sp. genomic region, the following are encoded:
- a CDS encoding YceI family protein, which translates to MARYDVDMDHSTIGFSVAHMVVSKTTGRFMEATGVVEMDAEARQFKTIEATIKTASINTNHQKRDSHLRAPDFFDVEQFPTITFKMKTYQTAGDRYTAVGDLTLRGVTREITLSGTFNGVSKDPWGNTRAGFAATGKINRKDFGMVWNKTLDTGGVAVGEDVTIQLDIECIKAKAR; encoded by the coding sequence ATGGCCCGCTACGACGTGGACATGGACCATTCGACCATCGGCTTCAGCGTGGCGCACATGGTGGTGTCGAAGACGACTGGACGGTTCATGGAAGCAACTGGCGTCGTCGAGATGGACGCAGAAGCCCGGCAGTTCAAAACCATCGAGGCGACGATCAAGACGGCCTCGATCAATACGAATCATCAAAAGCGCGATAGCCATCTGCGCGCTCCAGACTTTTTTGATGTCGAGCAGTTTCCGACCATCACTTTCAAAATGAAAACCTATCAGACGGCTGGTGACAGGTATACGGCCGTCGGCGACCTGACGCTGCGAGGCGTCACGAGGGAAATCACGCTGTCGGGGACGTTCAATGGTGTCAGCAAGGACCCCTGGGGCAACACCCGCGCGGGCTTCGCGGCGACCGGGAAGATCAACCGCAAGGATTTCGGCATGGTCTGGAACAAGACGCTCGACACGGGCGGTGTGGCCGTGGGCGAGGACGTGACGATCCAGCTCGACATCGAATGCATCAAGGCCAAGGCCCGGTAA
- a CDS encoding aromatic ring-hydroxylating dioxygenase subunit alpha, with product MIEGFWYVACESQAVQTGRPVAAMLCNRPLVLFRDAAGRVRALDDRCSHKGVPLSSGWQEGDTLRCRFHGWRFDGGGACVEVPALSGAAHPSPASACVQTFPVDERDGWIWVYVGNDRCPKPTAPPPTLPTPPDGSPLVSVRQSAVVKARWNFTVDSLADPAHVPFVHNKYFRQQQVAKKKEKVFTRLPLGFRTVSHNVLLPDTFIFRFLSPNLGSATATVDFVLPGIHFEKWEMGNRFASVMLIATPLTDRTSRLDISVGWNFLRWVPIGWFARRTMATTIGQDREVLELQEQGFGGKEGGMLLNLEPDQLVVWFRQLRKYHQECLAGAAAPAHPIPEKTTLRWTT from the coding sequence ATGATCGAAGGCTTCTGGTACGTGGCGTGCGAGAGCCAGGCAGTGCAAACGGGCCGCCCCGTCGCGGCCATGCTCTGCAACCGGCCGCTGGTCCTCTTCCGCGATGCGGCGGGCCGCGTGCGCGCGCTCGACGACCGCTGCTCGCACAAGGGCGTCCCATTATCGTCGGGCTGGCAAGAGGGTGATACGCTTCGCTGCCGGTTCCATGGGTGGCGGTTCGACGGCGGAGGCGCCTGCGTGGAAGTACCGGCACTCTCCGGCGCGGCGCATCCGTCGCCGGCCTCGGCCTGCGTACAGACGTTCCCGGTCGACGAACGCGACGGATGGATCTGGGTTTACGTCGGCAACGACCGCTGTCCCAAACCAACTGCCCCGCCGCCGACGCTGCCCACGCCGCCCGATGGTAGCCCGTTGGTGTCGGTGCGACAATCCGCCGTCGTGAAGGCCCGGTGGAATTTCACCGTGGACAGTCTGGCAGATCCGGCGCACGTGCCATTTGTCCACAACAAATATTTCCGTCAGCAGCAGGTGGCGAAGAAAAAGGAGAAGGTCTTCACCCGGCTGCCGTTGGGTTTCCGCACCGTGTCGCACAACGTGCTGCTGCCGGACACGTTCATTTTCCGGTTTCTCTCGCCGAATCTCGGTTCCGCCACAGCGACGGTGGATTTTGTCCTGCCCGGCATCCATTTCGAGAAATGGGAAATGGGCAATCGGTTTGCGTCCGTGATGCTGATCGCGACGCCGCTGACTGATAGGACGAGTCGACTGGATATCAGCGTCGGCTGGAATTTTCTCCGCTGGGTCCCGATCGGTTGGTTTGCCCGCCGCACGATGGCAACGACGATTGGCCAGGACCGCGAGGTGCTGGAACTGCAGGAGCAGGGCTTCGGTGGGAAGGAGGGCGGGATGCTATTGAATCTTGAGCCAGACCAACTGGTCGTCTGGTTCCGGCAGTTGCGAAAATACCATCAGGAGTGCCTGGCAGGCGCTGCGGCGCCCGCGCACCCGATCCCGGAAAAGACCACCTTGCGGTGGACGACCTGA
- a CDS encoding formylglycine-generating enzyme family protein, whose product MVLLMMGGVTGAVWALDVADMTIEWTPEGKRLAAERIKLPSHDEMVLVPAGPFLMGSDKKVDPKAYLTEMPQHTVHLDAYEIDKHEVTTVQFLKFVLATARAPLIDWRYDGGNFQDTMVNHPVMHVSWQEATDYCTWAGKRLPTEAEWEKAARGEDGRIYPWGDQPAGLSRANFGRGGLSGPVRDRPERLMLYPPIISVDKYENALSPYGAHQMAGNVAEWVADWYDKEYYKTAPDKNPKGPEKGTQRAFRGGGWIDSTPSVRVAQRNGTEPTTKMNWLGFRCARDVKAAEQPVGPQAVGLR is encoded by the coding sequence ATGGTTCTTCTGATGATGGGGGGGGTCACCGGTGCCGTCTGGGCGCTGGATGTGGCGGACATGACGATTGAGTGGACGCCGGAGGGGAAAAGGCTGGCGGCGGAGCGGATCAAGCTGCCGTCGCACGACGAGATGGTGCTGGTCCCGGCCGGGCCGTTTCTGATGGGGAGCGACAAGAAGGTAGATCCGAAGGCCTATCTGACCGAAATGCCCCAGCATACGGTCCATCTCGACGCCTACGAGATCGACAAACACGAAGTGACCACCGTGCAGTTCTTGAAGTTCGTCCTGGCGACGGCCCGCGCACCCTTGATCGACTGGCGCTACGACGGGGGTAATTTCCAGGACACGATGGTGAACCATCCCGTCATGCACGTGTCCTGGCAGGAGGCGACCGACTACTGCACCTGGGCCGGGAAACGGCTGCCCACAGAAGCTGAATGGGAAAAGGCCGCGCGCGGGGAAGACGGGCGCATCTATCCCTGGGGCGACCAGCCGGCCGGTCTCTCGCGCGCCAACTTCGGCCGCGGCGGCCTGTCCGGACCGGTCCGCGACCGCCCGGAGCGCCTGATGCTCTATCCGCCGATCATATCCGTGGACAAGTACGAGAACGCCCTCAGCCCCTACGGCGCGCACCAGATGGCAGGCAACGTCGCCGAGTGGGTGGCCGACTGGTACGACAAGGAGTATTACAAAACGGCGCCGGACAAAAATCCGAAGGGACCCGAGAAGGGGACGCAGCGGGCCTTCCGCGGCGGCGGCTGGATCGACAGCACACCCAGCGTGCGCGTGGCGCAGCGCAACGGCACGGAGCCAACTACGAAGATGAACTGGCTAGGATTCCGCTGCGCGCGGGACGTAAAGGCGGCCGAGCAGCCGGTCGGTCCTCAGGCGGTGGGTTTACGCTGA
- a CDS encoding uroporphyrinogen-III synthase, which translates to MSAKGFEDLTVASFESRLATEMTGLIERQGGRPMVAPALREVPLEDNPDALEFGERLLNGHVDMLILLTGAGFETLLRVLQTRHSLDTIKAALGQITLVARGPKPAAVLKSLGLTRQLTVPEPNTWRDLLKMLDENQPVRGLRVALQEYGSTNVELLEQLRERGATVIRVPVYKWALPDNLDRLHDALTAIMAGQVDIALLTNAVQVDHVMQVLEKDGNIDRFKHALRRVVVASVGPVVSERLRQYGWPVDVEPSHPKMGTLVKEVSEQARILLKQKRSA; encoded by the coding sequence ATGAGCGCGAAGGGTTTTGAGGACCTGACCGTCGCGTCCTTCGAAAGCCGCCTGGCCACCGAGATGACGGGACTCATCGAACGCCAGGGGGGCCGCCCGATGGTTGCGCCCGCGCTGCGCGAGGTGCCGCTGGAGGACAACCCCGACGCGCTCGAGTTCGGCGAGCGTTTGCTGAACGGCCACGTCGACATGCTGATCCTCTTGACCGGCGCAGGCTTCGAAACCCTTCTGAGGGTCCTGCAAACGCGCCACTCGCTCGACACGATCAAAGCAGCCCTCGGCCAGATCACGCTGGTGGCGCGCGGGCCGAAACCTGCCGCCGTGTTGAAGAGCCTTGGCCTGACGCGCCAACTCACCGTGCCGGAACCGAACACCTGGCGGGATCTGTTGAAAATGCTCGACGAGAACCAGCCCGTGCGGGGCCTGCGCGTGGCGCTGCAGGAATACGGCTCAACCAATGTCGAGCTGCTGGAGCAATTACGCGAACGGGGGGCGACGGTGATCCGCGTCCCCGTCTACAAGTGGGCGCTGCCGGACAATCTGGACCGGCTGCACGACGCCCTGACGGCCATCATGGCCGGCCAGGTGGACATCGCGCTACTCACGAACGCCGTACAGGTGGACCACGTGATGCAGGTGCTGGAAAAGGACGGCAACATCGACCGCTTCAAACACGCCCTCAGACGCGTGGTCGTCGCCTCGGTGGGGCCGGTCGTCAGTGAACGGCTCCGGCAATACGGCTGGCCCGTGGATGTCGAGCCGTCCCACCCCAAAATGGGCACGCTCGTCAAGGAAGTCAGCGAGCAGGCCCGCATCCTGCTCAAACAGAAACGGTCAGCGTAA